In Clostridium thermosuccinogenes, the genomic stretch CAGGAGCATTTTCGTTTTGACCAATGACAAACTCCGAATTCCCAACGGTCAGCCGATCAGTAATTACATAACCGGCATTGACTTCCTTATCCATACTTTAAAACCTCCTATCGCTCTATCTCTTGCTTTTTCTGCTTTAAATGCCTCTCAGATTGTATCTGTGCCAACCGCTCCTTTGCCCAATCTGGCATATATTCCGGTCTGACAACACCCAAAATATCCTCTCGATTCCAGCGTGACTCCTTTCCGGAGTATAGGTTTGTAGTATAAACCGCCCGTCCTCTTGAATTAGCATGAGCGCCAAAACCGCCCGTGACCAGCACAAGTTGCTTGTCAGCAGTTCGATATTCAGGACGTAAGCGTTCAGGATTTATAATCACCACCTTGTTTTCAAGGTTTTGCATACTGTCAATAGGAATACAATGCTCTAACTTAAAAGGCTGCATGGGAACAGTGATTTTGGTTCGCTCTGCTATGACTGCTTCCAGTTGTGCTGTTACGCGACTGGTAAATTCGGTCATCATTTCAAGGTAATCCGCACTTCCCATCGCATTAAAGTAATGCTCAATCCCTAAAGGGTTATCCCAGCTGCAGTTGCATACCATATATGGGCAATCGGATTTTCTTTCATCTACACCGAAAAGAATTTCTTTATCTCCAATGTGGATGGCGTGCTTTATCTCGTAGGTATCCACCATGCGTTTTTCATCATCCATTCCTATAATCACTCCAATCAAACCGGCAGCAGTAAAGGGACTTTAGTTTTCAAGTCCCTTTTACCGCCAAACCGTTATTACTTTCTTTGTCTGATGTACAGGTATACCGCACCACCTGCAATCACAAGGCAAAGCACGATGGCAAGTATCGTTTTTAGATCCATCAAAGCACCTCCTTATCCGGATATATTTGTGCTTTCACATCATCTTCCGGTAATCAAACCAATACCGACAAAGACAAAAAAGCCGGTACACAAGAATACTGCCAAAGGAACACTTTTCTGCCGCGATACCTTTGAATAAAGTAAAGCCGGTAGCAAGGCAAAAAAGAGAATGGCAGCAAGTCCATACAATCCAAAACTAAAACCCATTGCAGCCGTAAGCTTGATATCACCACCACCCACGCCGCCGTATTTCAACGCAAGAAAGAACAGACAGATACCAGGCAGCAAGAATCCCGCAATTCGCTGCAATAGTGTGGGATACGGCAAAATAAAAGCGGACATTACGCCGAGCAGGAGAATGGCTATCCATGTCCAGTCGGGAATAATCCGTTTCATATAATCCATTACTGCCGCCCACAATAGGGGAACAGCAAAAAGAAATATTATCATATCAGTTTCCAGTGGTGACATCATCGGAATACATGCTGTCCACTACATGAATTTTCAGTTCCCCTCCGGTAATCCAACGGGACAGCGTACCTCCGGGAGTATGCACATCGGTAACAAGAAGCTGTACGATATAGTCCCTGTTATCCGGGAACCACAGCGGAATGTAATGCTTCCTGTAACGGAAGGGAGATGCGGGATTTTCCTTAAAGATAAATTGACCGCTTTCCTTTATTAAAGGGATAGCGGTTTCATATCGATATTCCGGCAGATAGACTTCTGCAGTCTGTGGAGCAGTAATCAGCTCCGGCCTGTCATAGTTGGTGTCAACATTGGCTGTAACACGGATCGAGTATCCGTAGCCTGACTTGAGATAACCTTTAGCTTTTGTATCATATTCCAGCACAGCGTGCACCTTCAACTCAGCATAGAATTGCCTCCATACAAACTTTCCACCCTCATACCGTTGTTCCCACCATGTCACCTTGGGCTGTTCACTTCTTTTCGGCGGGTTAGGCAATGCCCGGCTTTCCTCCGGTTCTCCATAGGATATATTCTTTATCAAAGCCTTTTGAGTATAAGTGTTGTTTTCAGCAGTGCTTTCATTTCTCAACGACTGCTCAGGGTTAATAATTGCAATCAAGGTAACATTTTTGTCGGCCTGCACATTAGGAGTATCCCACCGGATGGATACAACATTCCAAGTATCCCTTTCCATTACTATCGCATCAATTCGCTTTGACAAAGACAATTCAGGTATTTGAAACAGTACAGTGACATTTTGTCCCGGTGTAAAGTCCAGGCTGCCTTTGTTGGATACTTTAACAGTGGTTATAACAGACTGGTTTTCCTTATACTCATCCGGTGTAATTCTCTGTACATCCAAATCGTAAGGACGTTCCAGTACCATGATTTCCGCTGCAACCTGATTATTACCGGTATTACTGTCCTTGTAGCCTGCAGGTGCGGACACCTTAGCAGATAAACGAATACGCTCTCTTTTTTCTCCAGCTGTTTTTGTGACTAGAAAAGCTTTCTTTTCAAATGCTTTGAAATTGGATGTACCGGGCACATCAGGAACCTTCTTACCGTTAATGGTGACGTTTAACTCAACATCATACAAATCCTTATCGGT encodes the following:
- a CDS encoding A24 family peptidase, which gives rise to MMSPLETDMIIFLFAVPLLWAAVMDYMKRIIPDWTWIAILLLGVMSAFILPYPTLLQRIAGFLLPGICLFFLALKYGGVGGGDIKLTAAMGFSFGLYGLAAILFFALLPALLYSKVSRQKSVPLAVFLCTGFFVFVGIGLITGR